The following are encoded together in the Novipirellula galeiformis genome:
- a CDS encoding alpha/beta hydrolase, producing the protein MNHRIRSFFVIGVAILIAISVGTTHLRADGTSLYGSVSQTGEGISQSSLAAPLAADRWEATLEQRREQWREMIGLSPLPERSPLQATVTGTLDRGDYVVEKIHFQSFAGAHVTGNLYRPAKVEGKLPAVLYLCGHTKGKVNNPYQQNPRWFGQHGYIALVLDPIQLGECQGYHHGTNRGTHWEWPSRGYTPLGTEVWNGMRALDYLSTRSDVDPERFGVTGLSGGGVVSWALGAADDRLKVVVPVCQSGSVAGVAQDRSVEGHCDCAFWINYHQWGWPDLGALIAPRAFLIASGSEDLLWRPRHYRDVAHRIRHQYVALDASDHFNLVEDLTPHGYTPKLRKAVFTFFNTHLKNDPTPVEDDVTDFLEPEENLLVFAGELPKNDTLIDADKHIVHRAALPEISSQDEWIEHRDQAIRKLRGTTFQSISKAASPSYLGRRDDGQAKPNVAYDTLLFRTSDDIDLQIRLRRYTDASAGAPAVVYAMQPDSTRTFAGGGSSRPGIPAPVMTAGVEVRGTGITSIGPGYYSTLRRTYPMLGQSLPERQTSDLIEAFGLVRQRLNSGPTALYGRGSTAPTAIYAAVLNPEVSEVILAAPPESHEDSDTPEFLGVLRVGDLPHNLALVYPRPITIIGKLPPAYEWTRDLYKKLGAEDKFRVISSTGAWKPWQ; encoded by the coding sequence ATGAATCATCGTATCCGTTCTTTCTTCGTCATCGGCGTCGCCATTCTGATTGCCATCTCGGTTGGAACCACCCATCTAAGAGCTGATGGCACCAGTCTTTACGGCAGCGTGTCGCAGACGGGAGAGGGCATCTCACAATCGTCACTCGCAGCACCTCTCGCCGCAGACCGCTGGGAGGCGACGCTCGAGCAACGACGCGAGCAGTGGCGAGAGATGATTGGACTGTCCCCTTTACCGGAGCGGTCGCCGCTGCAGGCGACTGTCACTGGCACGCTCGACCGTGGAGACTATGTCGTTGAAAAAATTCATTTCCAAAGTTTTGCCGGCGCCCACGTCACCGGCAATCTCTACCGGCCCGCGAAGGTCGAAGGAAAACTGCCTGCGGTGCTCTATCTCTGCGGGCATACCAAGGGCAAAGTTAACAACCCCTATCAACAGAACCCCCGCTGGTTCGGCCAGCATGGCTACATCGCGTTGGTGCTCGATCCGATTCAACTTGGCGAGTGCCAGGGATATCATCACGGCACCAATCGGGGCACACATTGGGAGTGGCCCAGCCGCGGCTACACTCCGCTTGGTACCGAGGTTTGGAACGGAATGCGCGCTCTGGACTACCTGTCGACGCGGTCTGACGTCGATCCCGAGCGTTTCGGTGTCACCGGCCTCAGCGGTGGTGGTGTGGTCTCCTGGGCACTCGGCGCTGCCGACGACCGGCTGAAGGTGGTCGTTCCCGTTTGCCAAAGCGGCAGCGTCGCCGGTGTGGCGCAGGATCGGTCGGTCGAGGGACACTGCGATTGCGCGTTCTGGATCAACTATCACCAGTGGGGTTGGCCCGACCTCGGCGCGCTGATCGCGCCGCGTGCGTTTCTAATCGCCTCCGGTAGCGAGGACCTGCTCTGGCGGCCTCGTCATTACCGCGATGTCGCCCACCGCATCCGTCACCAATACGTCGCGCTCGATGCTTCCGATCATTTCAACTTGGTCGAGGATCTAACACCGCACGGCTACACACCCAAACTTCGCAAGGCGGTTTTTACCTTTTTCAACACTCACTTGAAAAACGATCCGACTCCGGTCGAGGACGACGTCACTGATTTTCTCGAGCCGGAGGAAAACCTGCTTGTCTTCGCAGGTGAGCTGCCGAAAAACGACACATTGATCGACGCCGATAAACACATCGTCCATCGAGCTGCGCTCCCCGAGATCAGCAGTCAGGATGAATGGATCGAGCACCGCGACCAAGCCATCCGCAAGCTGCGTGGGACCACGTTTCAATCGATTTCTAAAGCGGCCTCTCCTTCGTATCTCGGTCGCCGCGACGACGGCCAAGCCAAACCCAATGTCGCTTACGACACTCTCTTGTTCCGCACCAGCGATGACATCGATCTGCAGATCCGATTGCGTCGCTACACCGACGCCTCTGCCGGAGCACCGGCCGTCGTCTATGCGATGCAGCCCGACTCGACGCGAACTTTTGCCGGCGGTGGTTCGTCGCGTCCCGGCATCCCAGCCCCGGTCATGACCGCCGGAGTTGAGGTCCGTGGGACCGGAATCACCTCGATCGGCCCGGGCTATTACTCGACCCTGCGACGCACTTATCCGATGCTTGGCCAGTCTCTTCCCGAACGTCAAACCAGCGATCTCATCGAGGCTTTCGGCTTGGTGCGACAACGATTGAACTCTGGCCCGACCGCTCTGTATGGTCGGGGCTCGACCGCACCAACGGCGATCTACGCCGCCGTACTGAACCCCGAGGTATCCGAGGTGATTCTCGCCGCTCCACCGGAGAGCCATGAGGACAGCGACACCCCGGAATTTCTCGGTGTTCTCCGCGTTGGCGACCTGCCCCACAACCTCGCTCTTGTCTATCCCCGCCCGATCACCATCATCGGCAAACTACCACCCGCTTATGAGTGGACGCGTGATCTCTATAAAAAGCTCGGAGCCGAAGACAAATTTCGCGTGATCAGTAGCACTGGCGCCTGGAAACCGTGGCAGTAG